One Globicephala melas chromosome 18, mGloMel1.2, whole genome shotgun sequence DNA segment encodes these proteins:
- the LOC138842417 gene encoding basic proline-rich protein-like: MKATPGPGQTLEGGGGGQQACSGRGRGKGERSLDASGESYPPNRPTQRRPHRARIRSGAGGGSRQRGAETPRIYPELLPRARDLPPRSRRPAALPPRPPLETRPNNTCGAEPRARRGGREGDRRGGPEPSPANLGTSRRRREGASAAPRTHGGAPPPPRPTPTPPPRPPPPAPAPGGPERPPPPAAASPGPRGRARTPAARGPPAKAPGTSAEPPAARGPDALAATAAAPRGACPGSVGGSGGRPHPSPPPGASASASASGGCAAPGHPHCRRPWAGDSAGTSLTRFWLRLRGTNLPAPDPPPSATRATPLGPVPALALVSRRRLRPLRRGPARQAPPPTPSLAAGEGGPGASGTPIGCVRLPSGPPSRGWSDALSFRRRPHPRTSISPSSPPPLRPGPSGSGR; encoded by the exons ATGAAGGCAACTCCTGGTCCTGG GCAAACCCTGGAGGGAGGAGGCGGAGGGCAGCAGGCCTGCtccgggagggggagggggaagggcgagCGCAGCCTCGACGCCAGCGGGGAATCCTATCCCCCGAATCGGCCCACCCAGCGCCGTCCTCATCGCGCCCGCATCCGCTCAGGGGCGGGGGGCGGCTCGCGTCAGCGCGGGGCGGAAACCCCCCGCATTTACCCCGAGCTCTTGCCCCGGGCCCGAGACTTGCCCCCCCGCAGTCGGCGACCGGCAGCGCTGCCTCCCCGTCCGCCATTAGAGACCCGGCCAAACAATACGTGCGGAGCCGAGCCGCGCGCGCGCCGGGGCGGCAGAGAAGGGGACCGGCGCGGGGGGCCCGAGCCCTCGCCGGCAAACTTGGGGACCTCGCGCCGCCGCCGAGAGGGTGCGAGCGCAGCCCCGAGAACCCATGGaggcgcccctcccccaccccgccccacccccaccccacccccgcgaCCCCCGCCGCCGGCCCCCGCCCCGGGCGGCCCCGAGCGACCCCCGCCGCCGGCGGCCGCCTCACCCGGCCCTCGCGGCCGCGCCCGCACTCCCGCAGCCCGCGGGCCGCCCGCCAAGGCGCCTGGGACATCAGCGGAGCCGCCGGCAGCCCGAGGCCCCGACGCGCTAGCGGCGACGGCGGCCGCGCCGCGGGGCGCTTGTCCCGGGTCGGTGGGAGGCTCCGGAGGCCGCCCTCACCCATCTCCGCCTCCCGgcgcctccgcctccgcctccgcctccggAGGCTGCGCCGCTCCCGGCCACCCCCACTGTCGGCGGCCCTGGGCTGGAGACTCGGCGGGGACAAGCCTCACCCGGTTCTGGCTGCGGCTCCGCGGAACGAACCTCCCCGCCCCCGACCCCCCCCCTTCGGCAACACGCGCAACTCCGCTCGGTCCAGTCCCGGCTTTAGCGCTGGTGAGTAGGCGGAGGCTGCGGCCGCTGCGGCGCGGCCCGGCCCGGCAAGCCCCGCCCCCGACGCCCTCACTGGCGGCCGGGGAGGGCGGGCCAGGGGCCTCGGGCACGCCCATTGGCTGCGTCCGCCTTCCTTCAGGACCCCCCTCGAGGGGGTGGTCCGACGCCCTGTCTTTCAGGCGTAGGCCACACCCCCGCACCTCCATTTCCCCCTCTTCCCCGCCCCCACTCCGGCCCGGCCCGTCAGGGTCGGGCCGCTGA